A segment of the Parasphingopyxis algicola genome:
AGACGCAATCAAAATCTTGTCCTGTGGCAATGGGGTCCGAAACTCCCGCATCAGATCCTCGTCTATGACCCGAGCGGCCGGCTCCCAAAGAATCAGCTTTCTTGGCCTGACAAAAAAGAAAAAGGCTAGGATCGAAGCCAAAGGGTGGAAAACACAGACAATGATGACAGCACAATACAATGCGAGTGTTTGGGACAAACGCGGCCTTCGCTAATTTCCATCATTCGGCGCTGTGAGATCCGCCCGAACAGCGTGTTTGTGCCCCGGACACACGCTGCGCACCCCATAGAGCTTGCGACACACCGCAAGTCCGTTCAAAGTAAAGCAAAATTTTTCCGCGGCATATTCCATGGCATTTCCGAAGATGTACTGGGACTAGGCCAATTATTTCAGCAAGCTAAATCACGAGTTCGAATGCTGCGCTATCTGCTAGCCGGTCTTCGCTTTTCATCAGGTTTTTATTGCCGTGGTTTTTCTCCATATTCTGGATGATGGCTGCAAGAGTCTCGAAAATCATACGGCTCCTGAAACGCGATTTATCGTCTTTACCCCAGTTTGATCAATCGGAATGAGCCGGGACCTGAGCACCTACAGTGGCAATCCGAGCGAACCAGGGTTCATTTTTCCCGAAGGATCTACGTGCGATTTCAGGGTTTTGAGCAAGGCGGTGGCACCCGCATCGCGGTCTCTCATATAGGGATAAGTCTTGCCGATTTGGAGATGTACGCCACCATGCTTGAAGGCTGTTTCAATCATCAGCGCGCGAATTTCTCCTGCAAGTTTTCTGGCTTCCGGGCTTGGGGCGATGTGCGCAATGCTATCCATGACGCTCTTGGCTGTATGGCGGTGATGAAATTCATCGCCCTGATCATCCCAGGCGATGACCGTCTCAAACAAAAAGCCCGTTGTTCCGACCGTTGCCGTGGCAATCAGGACGTTCATGTTGAACGGCGCCATGCGCTCTTCAAAGTCTTCCAGCGCCGCAAAAAAATCGCGGTTGCAATCGACGATCTCGGAGAACGGCAAAATCGCACTCGGCGGCACCAGCCTTTGACCGGTGGAAGAGAACATCGCGTGATCTTTAAACGGCTCGGCGCGCATGGCATTGGGCACGGTATTGGCAATTTTCGTGCCCAGGACGCCGACGGCTTGGCGTACGACATCCGCTTTGGCGGCGACTATCGCCTGGGTCGCGCCTTCCACGACATAATGCATCGAACATTCGGCGTCGGTAGCAAATTCCCTGCCGGCGCGCACCGTTCGGACCATACGCTTCAAACCATCGAAAACCCCGTTTCCGGATCGGCCGATCCGGAGCAATGTACGAACATTGTCCAGTAAGGTACCACTGTTGGCCGCGTCGGACAGTCTTCGCCTTGAAGTTCCGATATTGTCTGCAGCGACGCCCTCCGTCGCCACTTTCGCTGCGGCTTCAGCGCAGTCAGCAAAGCTGTCGAATCCGAATGACAGGCCCTGCGTGTATCTCGGGCGTTTGATCAATCTCAGCGTGATATGGGCTTTTATGCCAAAAGCGCCGCAATCGCTGCAAAACAGGCCTGTCAGGTCTGGGCCGTAATTGCGAAAGAAGGGCGGGTGACCCGGTTGCCCGGATGCGCCGGTTTTGATGCGCCTGCCGCCAGCGACGACCACTTCCATGTCGAGGACGCTTTCGGAGGAAACGCCATATTCTCCCGACCCCAGACTTATGGAACCTTGCGATATGCCGCCGCCGACCGTGGCGTGGAGGCCCGACAACGGACCCCAGAAGGGAGTTCTCAACCCATGCTCTCGTAGTGCCCGATCAAGCTTCGCCCATGTGCAGCCGGCCTCGACCGTCACATAGTTATCGACGGCATTGATTTCCAAGATACGGTTCATTCGGCTCGTATCGAGCAAGACACCGCTCTGGGTGGCAAGATAGCCCGACGTGTAGGAATAGCCGCCCCCTCTGGGGAAAATCGCCAATCCCAATTCTTCGGCTAAAGCGACGCATCGACCGAGAGCCTCGATGGAGTCTGGTCGCAGGACGGCTTCGACATCCATGCCGCGGCTGTAATAGTCCTGACTGTAATATGTTATCTCGCTCGGAGATAGCTCGACGCAGTCTGCTCCCAATGTGTTCAGAAGCGCTGTCTTCACATTCAATTCGGTAGCGCCCTGATCGGTTTCGAAGGAAGGTGTCATCTAAGTCTGACTTGTTGTGATTTGATCCTGCAGGTTGCCATGGCTCTCAACGATCGGCGAATACGAATAATGTACTCCCCGACGACGCTTTTCGTTAGCCTAAAATCTGATGTCACCGCTTAGTGATCACAAGTGACATTCTGGTTTTCCGGGACCGAGAATTTGGCCAGCATGTTCGAAAATACGGCTTCTCGACTGCTCGAACAGCGGCGCAAACGGTGAATGGCGGCAGAGAGCGCAGGCGCTGTTATCGCGTTCGCGGCGCAGGGCATGATCGGGTTGAGGGAAGGGGTATGACAACGCATCGAGGGTACGCCGAAGGCCCATACGGGCAAATCCATTATCGCGATACAGGTGAGGGAGTAGCGCTTCTCCTATTTCACCAATCCCCGATGTCTCACCGGCAATATGATAGCGTTTATGACCTGCTCCATGATCGCGGCATCAGGGCGATCGGCGTCGATACGCCGGGCTTTGGTATGTCCGATCCGCCAGATTTTGTGCCGACCATTCAGGACTATGCCAGGATAGCACCCGCTCTCTTGGACCATCTGGGGATTGAGCGCGCTTTTGCCCTTGGTCATCATACGGGCGCGCAAGTGGCGACGGAAGTAGCGGCGCTTGTTCCAGACCGGATCATGGGACTGATACTGAACGGACCTACACCGTTCAGCGATGATGCGCGGGCGACAAGCCTCAAACATGTCGAGATCAATGAGAAGGGTTTCAAGGCTCAGCCCGATGGGATGCACTTGGCCAAAGCCTTCAAAAGCCGGATGACGTTCGCAAACAAAGATACGAAGTGGCCGCTGACAACTCGCTATATCGCCGAGCAGTTCGGCGGGCTGGGCCCATTTTGGTACGGGCATCACGCGGCATTCGTCTACGATCACGCGGCATCAATCAAAACGATATCCCACCCGACATTGATCCTTACAAACACAGGCGACCAGATTTACGATCTTGCCCAAGAGACCCGAGAAATGCGTCCCGACTTTGCTTATGCGGAGATCGAAGGAGGCGGTATCGATATCGTCGACGAAAAGCCCGATGAGTGGGTCGAGGCTGTCACGGCGTTTATCGGCGAACTCTACGCAACTGCCGAATGACTAAACCAGGCCCCGAAGCCTGGCGTAGCCGCCGTCGAGCGGTAATACATGCCCGGTGATGAATTCCGATGCTCTTGAACACATAAATATCATTGTTCCACCGATGTCGGAGGCTGACCCTGTCCGCGCGACGGGTATGCTCTGAACAAATGCATTACCCATAGCCGCCAGCTCATGCTCGGTCATGGAGGTATTGAAGGCGCTCGGGGCAATGCAATTGACGTTGATCGAGCGTTTTGCGAGCTGGCCGGCCATTACCGCCGTCAGGTGATGCACCGCCGCCTTGCTGGTCGAATAGGGTGCCAGGGGCGCGGGGAGATTGGCGACCACCGACCCAATATTGATGACCCGCGCACGGCTGCTATCACTCGTTGAATTTTCCAACAGGCTCAAAAGCGCGCGGGTGAGGAAGAAGATGGGCCGGACATTCGTCGATTGAATATTGTCCCAACTGTCTTCATCGCATTCATCGAGTGTGTCGCCGGAATAGATTCCCGCATTGTTGATCAGAAAATCGAGCGAAGCCGTTCTCTCTTTCAACGCGGAAACCAGCGCATCCACACCTTCCTTTTCCGACAGGTCGTAAAACCCGATGTGCTGAAGAGGGCTGTCTCCCATTGCGTCCGCCGATGGCAAGGGTGTGGAATTGGAGGTCACGAAGACCTTGGCCCCGGCGGTCCGCAGCGCCCGTGCGGAGGTCAGCCCCAAGCCCGAGCAGCCTCCGGTTACGAGCGCGCATCGACCCGCGAGGCTGAAAAGGTCAGCCGGCGATGCAACAGCTTCCTCGTCGATCCTCATTGGAAAATCCCTTTCTGATGCTTTTCGCCTGTCGGTCCTATCTGGATGGCCGTCCAACCGGAGCCGGATTTATTGTGGCGGGGACTTTCCGAACGGCAGCGTCAGAGATGTGGGCCCGCCGCTTTTCGCCAACATTTCCTCGAACCCTTTCGAGTTGATCTGCGCGCGCTCTGCCAGGCGCTCATATGCGCCTTCTGGCCATGTTGTGGCGAAGCCGTAGGGATATTTCGACGTGTCCTCTTTCCTGCCATCTTCCGACCAAATGAGCGGGAAGAGCGGACCTTGTGGTTTCTCGCCCTCGAGCATTTCGTCGAAGCCGATACCGGCAATGTTCAGGCAGTCCGGGCGCGGCGCCCAAGTAATGTCATCCCCGAACACGCGCGTGGAAATGGCATAGCGCCATTTGTCGGTTGGATTGCCCGTTGCGTAGTGCAGGACCCATGGGTGCAGCACCAGCATATCCCCCGGATCCATTTCCCAGGTAAGATATTCCGCGTCCGGGTGATCTCTCAGACTTTCGCCGTCTGGGTGGTTCGGCCGATCAGACGGCTGGATCATTTGCTTCGCATTCGGCGAAAATAGCCAATACAGAACGTCATGAAGATGCGAGCCGCGAAGTACCTGCAGGCTGTTTGCATGCGTAACTTCGCTCAGCGCGGTCCATACCGAAGGCACCATCTCCCCTTTGACCGGCCAGCCGGCTCTATCCGCGTGCCAGATCGTCTTTTCGTCCGATTGCGGCGCCTTGGCGAAGACCTCTTCGAAGAAATACCGGATCTCATTCGATTGCAAAATTTGACCACAGGCCTCCGCCAATGGTGAGTTGAATGCGTATTCGCGAACCGCATCATAGATGCGAGCAGGGTGTCGCAACGGCGCCGTCGGCAACAGTCCGGTTTTGCCTTCGCTCGCGACCATCTCCTTTACCACCGGCAACAGAGAATCCACCCAGTCCCGATCGAATACTTTGCGAAGGCAGACCACGCCAAAGCGACGATATTCGTCAACCTGTGCCTGAGTAATCGGTTCGATGGGATGACGATTCACAATAAGATTTCCGGTTCAACTAGGAGATTTTTGATTTCCCATTACACAGTCTCAAAAATACTATCGATCCCATTGTGCGACGACGGCAGATCGTTCCAAGCTCTTGAACCTGCAGGCGCTTCAACCAATCGCCCGATACTCTGCAAGAACCGGCCTCCGGGAACCAATGGGAATGGGAAATCTAGCGATAAATTTGCAAAATGTCGGAAACGAGATCTGAGTGAGTTGGCGGGGAAGCTCGCATCGGGTCTTGTCTGCTGCCGCGGCAGCGATCATGCGATGATACGCCAGCTGCTGCGGCCCGCTGCGAAGAAAGTTGCTAAGCAGCTCACCGCAACCCATCAGTTTGAAAACAATTGGACCGCCCGCCAACTCCCGAACTCAATGTCGGGGTCAGGAAGGTAGCTGCGTATCACCAACAAGCCGCTCGAAAATCTCTAGAAAGGCTTCCTCAACTGGCCGCAATGGACGATTGGATAGATGGTAAAGACCGATCTTTCGCTTCAGCGCACGCTCCAGCTTTTTTACGACCACGACGTTTCCATTGGCAATTTCCTCATGACATATGATGGGCGCCAGCACCGTCAGGAATTCCCCGGACTTAACGAGATTCAGCACGAGATTAACCGAGTTGGATCGAAGCGCTGATCTTTCCACAACGATCCCGTTCTGCCCGAGATATCTATTTGTGCTTTCTGCGTTTCGATTAAAGAATGCCCATTTCGATGCGGCGAGATCAGTAGCTGAGATATCGGATTGAGCAGAGAGTGGATGGTCGCTCGAGCCGAGTATATCCGCATTCATGTCCATCATCGGCCGAAAAGTCAGCCTTTCATCGTCCTGATCGGCTTGAAGCGGATCTGCAGCAAGGAGAAAATCGAAACCGCCTTCCAGCAGATCGCGGCGCAGATCAACATATCCTCCCTGCATGGCGTCAACCGTCGAACTGGGATATTCGGCAAGGAATGCCTTTAAAACGGAACCCATCAACCCTCGTGTAAAAAGCGCAGCGATTCCGATGCGTAAATGACCATCGGAATGGTCCCTGATCGCCGTGATATCGGACTTTGCACGCGCCCAATCATTCAAGAGCGCGCGCGCTCTTACGAGCAGTTCTTCGCCTTCCTCCGTCGGCACGACTCCGCTTGGGCTCCGAACAAGCAGCGATAGACCCACTTCATGCTCGAGGTTTTGAATACTGCGCGTCAGAGCGGGTTGGCTTACGAACACGTCTTCGGACGCCCTTGTGAAATTGCCGGCGTCCGCGACCGCCACGAAATGGCGCAATTGACGAAACTCCATATCGAAATCCTCTCCGAGCAGCTTGGCAAACGCTGAATCGACGGGGCTGGACCGCAGACTATAGCTGACATGCACAACGCAATGCATTCAGCCTATGGCGCTATGCGCACTTCGCATTTTTCATCGCGCGCTTCTTGTGGTCTCCTGATTGCCTAAGTCGCAGTTTTGACCTGCCCTACTCCAGGAGCGATCTTCGATATGCCTCTCAATCGACACCCCCTTCGCCCTATATCGGAGGAGGACGCCGACATCTATGCGCGCGATGGAGTGGTCTGCCTGCGAGAAGTATTTGATCCGGAATGGATGGAAATGCTCGCACCTTTTGCGAGGCGGATTATCGTCGACAAAGAAGATTTCGGCCTGCTGCCAACAACGCCCCGCCGATACATGGCCCGCAAGATAGAAGAATTCCGGAACTTCGTATTCGATTCGCCGTTAGGCGAAGCCGTAGGGAACACGTTGCGATCCCGATGGATCCGTTTCTATTTCGATGAGATTTTCGCCAAGCCGCCCCGTTCGGATGCGGTAACCAAATGGCATTGTGACCGGATGGGTTGGCCGGTCTCGGGACAGATGGTTCCTTCCGTCTGGATTCCTCTGACGCCGATCACGACGGCTAACTCGATGGAGTGTATTGCAGGTTCGCATCGCGGCGACGTGCCTTACTGGCTTTTCTCGGCCAATGCACGCCGGATGATTCAGCCGAAGGACCGGCCCACGCATCCCGATGGCGAAGCTTTGCGGTCGGATCCGCGTATTCGTTTCCTCAGTTGGGACATGCAGCCGGGGGACATGCTGATAATTCACCCCTGGTGCCTTCACTACTCGTGCGGGAATCCGACGGATAGCTGGCGCCTGGCAGTATCGATGCGCGTCTTTGGGGACGATATTCGCTGGGACCCACGGCCGGACGCCAACAACTTCGCGGGCATTTCTTTTGACGAAATGATGAAAGGGCTTGAACCCGATGGCCCGCTTTTGCCGATAATCTGGTCTGAAGACGGGAACTGCGACAGCGCAAAGAACTATCCCCGTGGTTTCGCAACGCATTGGCCGAAAAGCCTGGATCGCGATCGGATGTTGAAGGAAACTTTCAATCCGCCGGAATTCGTGAACCGGGAGCCCGCAGGCCCTTCGAAGATCGACATAGAGCCATTGCTGGATTCGACGTCTGCGCAGAGGGGCTCTTGATGACTTTGCGCGCTATGGCCGGCTAACCAGGTTTCCGAGACGCCAGTACGCCAGCATGGGCGAAGCCGTCGGGCGCCATTTCATTCAAGATTATACGCACCGATGTGTCGGGTTCATCAAGGGAATCGGCGACGGCGTCGGTAACCCGTCTGACCATCTCGATTTTTTGCTCCGTCGATCGTCCTTCGAGCAGATGTATCTGTATTATCGGCATCGTGGTTTCCTTTCCCAGTCCGTCCCGCGCCATGGCGATCGGCAAACTTGGCGACGCGGGAGCCCGGCTGCGCTTCGGCATGAATGAAGGGCGGTTGTCCCCGCGCCCCATATCGAACCGCGGTCGCGCAAGATGGATAGCGTTGCCGGTTTGGGAAACATGCCAGCATCGCCATTTTGATCGTCCACCGATTAGTTCTGGCGATCTGCGGGACGCATACCATTCCTCTCGTGCACACCTCGTTTCCATATCGATCGGTCGATCCGGTCTCGCGGATCAAAAAACCGTACGGACCTTCAATTTATTCAGTCGGACGGGGACCATGAGAATAATCGATCGCAAGGGCGTCGCTACAATACTGTCCTTTCCACACTGTATCGCTGCCCTTCGCCAGGCAATGGCGGCCGTCTCACGCGGGGAGGCGACATTGCCTCTTCGTCAGTTCATGGGCGTGCCGGGCGTGGAAGGAAAACTGGCGATGATGCCTGGCGCCATGACGGACCCTGCCTGCTTCGGCCTTAAACTGCTGAGCAAATATGATCGCGAACCCGGCGATCAACTGCCTCAACTTATAGGAGCCTATCTCCTTTTCGATTCCTCCTCGGGCCAGCTGCTGGCCATTTTGGACGGAGCCGAATTGACCGCGCGACGTGCGGCCGCGGCCAGTGCGCTTGCTACAGATTTGCTTGCCCGCAAAGACGCCAGGAAACTCGCTATTCTAGGAAATGGAAATCAGGCAAAGCTGCACATAGAAGCCATCGCCGCTATCCGGCCGATAGATGAAGTATGCGTATGGGGTAGAAATGCGGATCGCGTGAACGCTTTCGTCAATGACCAGCAAGAGCGTACCGGGGTCGCCACGAGGGCGTTCGGTTCGGTTGAAGAGTGCATCGAGGAGGCTGATATCGTCTGCACGACCACCGGAGCCAAAACGCCGATCCTTCCCGGCCTGGCGCTTCCCGACGGTGTTCATGTCAATCTGATGGGCGCGTCAACGGCTGCGGCGAGAGAGACAGATGATGAAACCGTGAAACGTAGCCGTTTTTATGTCGATTACCGGCAAGCCGCCCTTTCCGCGGCAGGCGAGCTTATCGATGCCATCGAGCAGGGCGTGGTAGGCGAAGAGCATATTGCCGGCGAGATCGGCGACGTCATCAATGGGCAAGCAGAAGGCCGTATCTCCGATGCCGACATCACGGCGTTCAAGGCACTCGGCATTGCCGCGCAGGACCTGGCAGTAGCCTATAGGGTGTTTGAAGGTGCGCGAGATGAGGACTACGGTATCGACGTCGCTTGGGGTGTTTAGCCGGTCATTGTCTCTTCGCTACCGCCAACGGCGGAGCTTGCGAGCGTCTTTATCCGGTTTGACCAATGCGGACAGTTGTCGGCTGGCGCGGAGCGCGCGCCATTGCTTCGTGTTGCGCGCGCGAACGATTCAAGCCGAAGGTATCGCGTCCGACAGATAGCGGGCGATCAAGAGAGGCGCCGCCATTCTTTTCCGATCTCAACTCCTTGCTGATCGCTTTAGCGCCTTCCTTGATTTCGGATGCATAGCGCTCAATCGCCGCTTTCATCGGCATGGCAGTAGCGAAGAAGACGAGTGCCAAAGCCCCGCAGACTTCAGATCCATTGAAGATCGGAGCTGCGATTGACGAGTTTTTACCAGGCGGCGACGTGAATGAGTTCCGATCGCGGGTGGCGAACCCATCCTGACGTATCTTTTCGAGGTCGCCGTGTTTCCGCGCCAGATTGATTGCATGTTTACAATCGCTCCCCTCGACGACTTCAATGCCCCTCAGACAGGCCTCGCGCTCCTCGGGTGAACAGTAGGCCAGATAGGCGCGGCCCGAAGCCGAATCAAGAATTGGGAATGTGAAACCGGGATAATAGTGACTGAGCGTCAGTGAGGTCAGTTCGTGAGTGCCGTCGCGTACGATCATGGAACTGCCAAGCCGCGTTGCGACGATCATCGGCCATTCAAGTGTCTTGGTCAGTCGGACAAGGTGACTGCGGGAAACCTCCACCAGGCGACTGTCATTCTGGAATCCGTGGGAAAGCGATTGCACCAGGCCGGTTACCCGAAATCGTTTTCGGGCAGGTTCCCGCTCCACATATCCATCGGAAACCAGCGTATTAACAATGCGGCATACGGTGGGATAGGGAAGTCTGGAAGATCTGGCGATTTCCGCCATGTTCATGGAGCCACCAAAGCTGATGATGCGTAGAACTTCCAAGCCGCGCGTTATCGCCCGGATTGGAATCGGTGAGGTTTTCGTTTCTTCCATGCAATTTCTGCTTGTCGCTTGACGGCTGAACTCACCCGTCTGACTTCTCCTCCTCCATCGCTACCCCAGTCCTCAGCTGTACATTTAACAGCGTCTTCTTCGAGTGCTGTCTTGCTCCCGATCCAGCGCGTTCCTTGATCGTGCCGGCCTCACTCGACCATCGACCCGAGATACTCGGACAAAGAAATCAGATTGCCAATTTCGTCATGAGAATAAGGATATAACTTTTCTGAATGTTCAGACATCGGCAATTGAATTGAACTGGTTCGGAACCTTCGAATTCCAACGCCGGCAACGGTCGCACATTTGGCTGCTCTGTGCCGCTCCTGAAAACAGTCGGTAGATGAGAATAATGGACCGAGGGCATACCATCCCGGCCGTCCGTTTGTATGCGCAGCGAAACGATTGGGAAGTTCAATGATTGCATTGAATCAAGCACAGAAGGCGATTTCTGCGGCCATCAAATTCGCGAGAACATCGAACATGAAGCCACTGGCGATAATCGTTGTCGATACCGGTGGCCATCCCGTGGCATTTGCGCGCGAAAACGGAGCGACATTGCTGCGGTTCGATGTAGCGCACGCGAAAGCGTGGACGGCGCTTTCTCTGGCTAGTTCTTCACGAAACTATCAGACAATGGCCGACGATCGACCGCATTTTGCTGCAAGCCTGAATGCTATAACGGAGGGGAAAATGGCGGCTTCGGCTGGCGGTTTGGTGATTTTGGATGACGAGGATGAGATCGTGGGAGCGATTGGTATTAGCGGCGATTTTCCGGACAATGATGAACTGGCTGCTCAAGCGGGTATCGACGTCCTATAGATCAAGTCTACTGGTATACTGCCCCCGATTTGCGCGCGACCGAGCCGGTGGAGCAGTCGCACCGGGCTCGTTCCGAAGAACCTCGTCGAGGCTATCGACGTTGCGGTGTATTGCTTCGATATCCTGAACACCGCCCGACGATCTATCGAAGGAACGAAGCTGATGACCACGGGCGATCCAACAGATGAGCTGACTGCTGCCCCGACCATTGCGGCATTTCTTGAGACGGTTCGGGACGAAGTTCCGGCGGAGGCCCGGCATGCGGCAGTGCGTATTCTGCTTAACGGGCTGCGTGCGGTCGTGCGGGCCGTCGGCGGACCGCTGCCGGCGGCTCTTCTGGCGTCCGAGTCCGCCCGGTCGGCCGGGATCAGCGCCACGACCGGCGTAATGTTTTCCGATGCCCGGCTGCCTGAGGATGCTGCTGCGTTGTGCAACCAGCAATTATGGACACTGCTGCTGCTCGACGATTTGGAGATGACCAGCGGGACGCACCCAGGCGGCCCGGCGGTCACCGCTGCGCTCGCGCTCGCCGAACGGCGCGAGCTCGAAGGCAGGCCAGTGTCTGGCCGGACTCTGCTCAGCGCGATCGTGGCTGGCATCGAGCTGCAGATCGCGGTTGCGCTCGCATCAGCGCCGGAAATGCTGCACGAGCGCGGTTTTGCGACGTTATCGGTGTTGGCGCCGTTGGGCTCGGTCGCGGCCGGATGTGTGCTCGATAGCGTGCCGACCCCCGTCGCGACGCACGCGCTCGGTATGGCTGCGATGAGCGGGATCGGCATGTGGGAGATGGGCGGCACTTCCAGCGCAGGTTATTTGACGGCAAGCGCCATGCAGTCCGGCCTCGCCGCACTACGCGCGGCACAGGCGGGTTTCGAGGCGCCCGAGTGTGCGATCGACGGCGATTTCGGTGCCTTCCGTGCCTACACCGGAAAGCCGCGCGCTGCGCTGATGGATCAGCTGACCTTGCTGGGAACGAAATGGCGCACGACCGATGTGCTCTTCCAGCCCTATTCGGGGGATACATATGCGCAGGCGTCCCTTGCCGCGTTGCGCCTCTTGCGTGATCGCCTTACCGATCCGACGCAGCTCCCGACAGTTGATCGCATCGTAGTAAGGGTCAACCAGCGAACGGCAACCGGCGTCGAACGCAAATATGCGCGGCATCCGAAGATCCACGACCCGCTGGTCTTCAATTCGGACCCGCAGTCGCGGATCGCGGCCGCATGGTTGCGCGATGCTTTCAGTTTCGACTGCACATTTGCGGATTTGGTCGTGGACGACGAGGTGCGTGCGCTGCGCGAACGCGTCGAATTCGTCGACGATCCAGCCATGAAGACGATGGCGTCGGCGACTGCGAAGATCCATTTCGTTGACGGCACGATCGAGCGGGCCGACGTTCCGGCTTTCCGCGGTTCGGGTACGAACCCTTTCAGCGACGATGATCTGTCTGACGCCTTCCGCGACGCAGCGCGGGGCAAGCTGTCCGAAGCGCGGATCGAGCGTATCCTGTCTGCGGTATGGGCTCTCGACGACAGTACCAGCGCGGGCGGCCTGATCGGTGAGATCGCAGCCGCTGCCGACGGCTGAGCCGGAGCCGCCCGTGGCTTGCCGCTGTTCGAACAGTTTAACTTGATCGAATGATCTCCGACGCGACGTTTCGGATACGGGGATCCCCACGGACCGATGTAGCGGAGGAGCAAGGGGATTGGCCTACATATTTGCGATCGCCGTTTCGGTACTCATTCTCGCAGCGGCGCTCTACGTGCTGGCGGCGCGCGCAAATTGGCTCGCCAAGGAAGATGCGAAAGTCATTGCCCGCCATTCACACGGCAATTCGCGATTTATCAACGTCGACGGCGTTCATATCCATTATCTGGACGAGGGTGAGGGGCCGGGATTGCTTCTTCTCCATGGTTCTTATCTCGATCTCGGCGTCTGGGATGGCTGGGCTGCAAATCTGATCAGGGATCATCGCGTGGTCCGGCTCGATCGGGCCTGTTATGGGCTGACCGGCAGAGATCCCTTCGAAACTTTCGGCTACGAGCGGGAGGCTGACCTTGTTGCGGCATTTGCGGAAAAGATCGGGCTCGGGAATTATATTGTGGTTGGCGCTTCCAGCGGTGGCACGACCGCTGGGCGGATTGCCGCCCATCATCCGGAACGTGTTTCCGGCGTCGTCCTGATCAACTTCCCCTATGTCCGCAAATCGGTGCGCCCGACGCCATCCTATGCACTGTCGATCTGGATACGCGACCGGTTGCTGGTGAACCATCAACCCGGTTGGCATATGGGTTGGACGATACGGGCCAACCTCACTGACAAGGCACGAGCCACGCGCGCTTTAATACGACGCTTGACCGACCAGGCGAACCGACCCGGCATGCTCGGAGATCGCCTCCGATTGGAAAAAGGCTGTGCGGCCTATAGCCCGGAAAAGCGGCTTGATGATTTCGTCGCGATCCGGGCTCCGACGCTGCTGATCTGGGGCCGGGACAATCATCTTCTGACGGTGGAAAGCGGCCGCCAAGCCTATGACGCGATCGGCGCGGACTTGAAGTGGATGAAAATCATTACGGGCGGCTCGCACATGATCCCTTTGGAAAAATCGGACGAGAGCCTGCAGATCGTCCGGGAGTTTCTCGACCAAGTGGTTCATGCATCGATCACGAAACGCATCTGAGTATCCTTACTCGCGCCGGACTCCGCCAGGGACTAGACCGGCCCCAGCCAAATTAGGCAGAACGGGATTGGCTCGCAGGTCCGTCTAGCGCGGCGACATCTCCGACACGAAGGTCAGCCGGTCACCATAGGCGCTGCCCAGAATGAGGCCGTCCTGCCATGGAATCGCTACCGATGCGCCGGGAATTTCGCTTCC
Coding sequences within it:
- a CDS encoding alpha/beta fold hydrolase; protein product: MLAARANWLAKEDAKVIARHSHGNSRFINVDGVHIHYLDEGEGPGLLLLHGSYLDLGVWDGWAANLIRDHRVVRLDRACYGLTGRDPFETFGYEREADLVAAFAEKIGLGNYIVVGASSGGTTAGRIAAHHPERVSGVVLINFPYVRKSVRPTPSYALSIWIRDRLLVNHQPGWHMGWTIRANLTDKARATRALIRRLTDQANRPGMLGDRLRLEKGCAAYSPEKRLDDFVAIRAPTLLIWGRDNHLLTVESGRQAYDAIGADLKWMKIITGGSHMIPLEKSDESLQIVREFLDQVVHASITKRI